From the Lolium rigidum isolate FL_2022 chromosome 2, APGP_CSIRO_Lrig_0.1, whole genome shotgun sequence genome, one window contains:
- the LOC124689223 gene encoding putative homeobox-leucine zipper protein HOX26 has product MSSLTTISSGTEEFLEVEELVDTRLSLVIGAGSPQHPPGQPLLPLTEKEASAGRKRKRASTVKGGSDINDDSGGSGARKKLQLTGEQAAEMEKSFRAHNVLSHDEKHDLARRLGLKARQVEVWFQNRRARTKLKQTELDCELLRRLCERLSHDNERLRRDLAEARSSLSSAAFISSLTSSSCPSCNKPGGGWPGVGLINRD; this is encoded by the exons ATGTCTAGCCTCACGACCATTAGCAGCGGCACGGAGGAGTTcctggaggtggaggagctcgTCGACACGAGGCTGTCCCTTGTGATCGGTGCCGGGAGTCCGCAGCACCCGCCGGGGCAGCCTCTGCTGCCCCTGACCGAAAAGGAAGCGTCGGCAGGCAGGAAGAGAAAGAGAGCGAGTACGGTGAAGGGTGGCAGCGACATCAACGatgacagcggcggcagcggcgcgaggaagaagctCCAGCTCACCGGCGAGCAGGCGGCGGAAATGGAGAAAAGCTTCCGCGCCCACAACGTCCTGTCCCAT GATGAGAAGCATGATCTGGCGCGGCGGCTCGGGCTGAAGGCAAGACAGGTGGAGGTGTGGTTCCAGAACAGGAGGGCACGCACCAAGCTGAAGCAGACGGAGCTCGACTGCGAGCTGCTCCGCCGGTTGTGCGAGCGGCTCAGCCACGACAACGAGCGGCTCCGGCGAGACCTCGCTGAGGCGCGCTCCTCCTTATCGTCGGCAGCCTTCATATCCAGCCTCACGTCCTCATCATGCCCGTCCTGCAACAAGCCTGGCGGCGGCTGGCCTGGTGTCGGCCTAATAAATCGAGATTAG
- the LOC124689222 gene encoding putative homeobox-leucine zipper protein HOX26 produces MGESLEVEELVDTSLSLSLTATAGRRPPPPVQALLPASPPQENEAVAAGRRRKVPDTGGVGSTATTRQHRKRGRMVRGGSDVNQRDALGGGTRKKLRLTGEQTALMEKSFRAHNVLSHDEKHDIARRLGLKPRQVEVWFQNRRARTKLKQTEIDCELLRRWCEHLSEENERLRRELAKARSSSSSAFLPKLTAATTVNTSCQSCNKPAGGWPGLGLINRD; encoded by the exons ATGGGGGAGTCGCTGGAAGTGGAGGAGCTCGTCGACACAAGCCTGTCCCTCTCCCTGACCGCTACCGCTGGACGCCGACCGCCACCGCCAGTGCAGGCGCTGCTTCCAGCATCACCACCACAAGAAAATGAAGCAGTGGCGGCGGGTAGAAGGAGGAAGGTACCAGACACTGGTGGAGTTGGTTCCACGGCAACTACAAGGCAGCACCGCAAGAGGGGTAGAATGGTGCGTGGCGGCAGCGACGTCAACCAAAGGGATGCGCTTGGTGGCGGCACGAGGAAGAAGCTCCGGCTCACCGGCGAGCAGACGGCGCTAATGGAGAAAAGCTTCCGCGCGCACAACGTGCTGTCCCAT GATGAGAAGCATGATATAGCGCGGCGGCTCGGGCTGAAGCCGAGGCAGGTGGAGGTGTGGTTCCAGAACAGGAGGGCACGGACGAAGCTCAAGCAGACGGAGATCGACTGCGAGCTGCTGCGCCGCTGGTGCGAGCATCTCAGTGAAGAAAACGAGCGGCTCCGGCGAGAACTCGCCAAGGCGCGCTCATCCTCGTCGTCGGCCTTCTTGCCCAAACTCACGGCCGCCACGACGGTCAACACATCATGCCAGTCCTGCAACAAACCCGCCGGCGGCTGGCCTGGGCTCGGCCTAATAAATCGAGATTAA